A region from the Mycobacterium heidelbergense genome encodes:
- a CDS encoding ATP-dependent DNA ligase, whose product MLLLDVASTSLNVSGTSSRLAKVAHIADLLRRAAADPDVVAIIVPWLSGELRQRQIGVGWAALRSRPPPAPHPALTVVGVDAALSQIGAVSGKGAQARRGELLHALFAAATEAEQAFLLRLLSGELRQGALAGIMADAVAKAGGVPAAAVQRAAMLGGDLPAVAAAALSGAALDSFALRVGRPVGPMLAQTATDVTDALERHGGTAIFEAKLDGARVQIHRAGDEVTVYTRSLDDVTARLPEVVEATLALPVDRLIADGEAIALRPDNRPHRFQVTASRFGRSVDVAAAVAAQRLSVFFFDILHCDGLDLLDAPATDRLAALDALVAPAHRVDRLMTSDPAEAARFLGATLAAGHEGVMAKAPDAPYLAGRRGAGWLKVKPVHTLDLVVLAVEWGSGRRRGKLSNIHLGARDPATGEFVMVGKTFKGMTDAMLDWQTARFAELAVGGTDDYVVRLRPEQVVEVALDGVQKSSRYPGGLALRFARVVRYRDDKSPAEADTIDTVRALY is encoded by the coding sequence GTGCTCCTCCTCGACGTCGCAAGCACATCGCTTAATGTCAGCGGCACGTCGTCGCGCCTGGCCAAGGTCGCCCACATCGCCGACCTGCTGCGGCGCGCCGCGGCCGATCCCGACGTGGTCGCCATCATCGTGCCATGGCTCTCGGGTGAGCTGCGCCAACGCCAGATCGGCGTCGGCTGGGCGGCGCTGCGGTCGCGTCCGCCGCCGGCGCCGCATCCGGCGCTGACCGTCGTCGGCGTGGACGCCGCCCTCTCGCAGATCGGGGCCGTGTCGGGCAAGGGCGCGCAGGCGCGGCGCGGCGAACTCCTCCACGCGTTGTTCGCCGCCGCGACCGAAGCCGAGCAGGCGTTTCTGCTGCGGCTGCTGAGCGGCGAACTGCGTCAGGGCGCGCTGGCCGGGATCATGGCCGACGCGGTGGCCAAGGCCGGCGGGGTCCCGGCCGCCGCGGTGCAGCGCGCCGCGATGCTGGGCGGGGACCTGCCGGCGGTCGCGGCGGCCGCGCTGTCCGGCGCGGCCCTGGATTCGTTCGCCCTGCGGGTGGGCCGGCCGGTCGGCCCGATGTTGGCACAGACCGCGACCGACGTGACCGACGCGCTCGAACGTCATGGTGGCACAGCCATTTTCGAGGCAAAGCTGGACGGCGCACGAGTGCAGATCCACCGCGCCGGGGATGAGGTGACGGTCTACACCCGAAGCCTTGACGACGTCACCGCCCGGCTGCCCGAGGTGGTGGAGGCGACGCTGGCGCTGCCGGTGGACCGGCTGATCGCCGACGGTGAGGCGATCGCGCTGCGGCCCGACAACCGGCCGCACCGCTTCCAGGTCACCGCCTCCCGGTTCGGCCGGTCCGTCGACGTGGCGGCCGCGGTTGCCGCGCAGCGGCTTTCGGTGTTCTTCTTCGACATCCTGCACTGCGACGGCCTGGACCTGCTCGACGCGCCGGCCACCGACCGGCTTGCCGCCCTGGACGCGCTGGTGGCGCCGGCGCACCGGGTCGATCGGCTGATGACGTCGGACCCCGCCGAGGCCGCCCGCTTCCTGGGCGCCACCCTGGCCGCGGGCCACGAGGGAGTGATGGCCAAGGCGCCGGACGCGCCCTACCTCGCGGGCCGTCGCGGAGCGGGCTGGCTGAAGGTCAAGCCGGTGCACACGCTGGATCTGGTGGTGCTCGCCGTGGAGTGGGGATCTGGGCGCCGCCGCGGGAAACTCTCCAACATCCACCTGGGCGCGCGTGACCCGGCCACCGGCGAATTCGTCATGGTGGGAAAGACTTTCAAGGGCATGACCGACGCGATGCTGGACTGGCAGACGGCCCGGTTCGCCGAACTCGCCGTGGGCGGGACGGACGACTACGTCGTCCGGCTGCGACCCGAGCAGGTGGTCGAGGTGGCCCTGGACGGCGTGCAGAAGTCGTCGCGCTACCCCGGCGGGCTGGCGCTGCGGTTCGCCCGGGTGGTGCGCTACCGCGACGACAAGAGTCCCGCCGAGGCCGACACCATCGACACCGTGCGCGCGCTGTATTGA
- a CDS encoding cysteine peptidase family C39 domain-containing protein: MISTSIAAVLRPALAGAAALGMAAGLAAATAHAAPGAADPPRGAGTLYGDPAAAAPFWRYQGYDDDCVEMAVADVVGELTGHRPAERAVIRVAQSTPSTVHPGPIYTKPKKRKPGSGTSFDDEPALLARYGVHAATTGGGMTALEQDLANGRKVIAGVNAELIWREPVEDKTADGKPEANHAVVVTGVDTAAGIVHLNDSGDEKGRDERVPIDVFARSWASSDDQMTVTG, translated from the coding sequence ATGATCAGCACCAGCATCGCGGCCGTTCTCAGGCCGGCGCTGGCCGGTGCGGCCGCCCTGGGGATGGCCGCGGGCCTCGCGGCGGCCACCGCGCACGCCGCACCCGGCGCCGCCGACCCGCCGCGCGGCGCCGGCACGCTTTACGGCGACCCGGCGGCGGCCGCCCCATTCTGGCGCTATCAGGGATACGACGACGACTGCGTGGAAATGGCGGTCGCCGACGTGGTCGGCGAGCTGACCGGTCACCGGCCCGCCGAGCGGGCCGTCATCAGGGTGGCCCAATCCACGCCCAGCACCGTGCACCCCGGACCGATCTACACCAAGCCGAAGAAACGCAAGCCCGGCAGCGGCACCTCGTTCGACGACGAGCCGGCGCTGCTCGCGCGCTACGGCGTCCACGCCGCGACAACCGGCGGGGGCATGACCGCGCTCGAGCAGGATTTGGCCAACGGCCGCAAGGTGATCGCCGGGGTCAACGCCGAACTCATCTGGCGCGAGCCGGTCGAGGACAAGACCGCGGACGGCAAACCGGAAGCCAACCACGCCGTGGTGGTGACCGGCGTGGACACCGCGGCCGGCATCGTGCACCTCAACGACAGCGGCGACGAGAAAGGCCGCGACGAGCGCGTGCCGATCGACGTCTTCGCCCGATCGTGGGCCAGCAGCGACGACCAGATGACGGTCACCGGCTAG
- a CDS encoding glycogen/starch/alpha-glucan phosphorylase codes for MTTSPTRADLVEHSRTGMGAAALQRAITDHLRYSVGRPAAALRPEHYYRALALAVRDRMQDRRVASTQTSLDLGRKVTCYLSAEFLMGPQLGNNLLNLNLERAAKTALAAMGQDLDEVLACEEEPGLGNGGLGRLAACYLDSLATLERPAIGYGIRYEFGIFDQEIRDGWQVEQTDNWLDNGNPWEIAKPDVNYPVKWGGYAEHYTDDTGRDRVRWVPGRLLKGVAYDTPIQGYGVNTCNVLTLWSARAVKSFALEAFNTGDYYRAVEDEVTSETVTKVLYPNDEPEAGKRLRLLQQYFFVSCSLQHVLHIVDDLADLSVKELPQRFALQLNDTHPSIGVAELMRLLVDERELAWDEAWDITVATFGYTNHTLLPEALETWPLEMFAESLPRHLEIIYEINRRFLDEVRARFPGDEDRVRRMSLIGEDGAKFVRMAHLATVGSHAINGVAALHSELLKASVLKDFYELWPERFSNKTNGVTPRRFLALANPGLRELLDRTVGDGWLTDLGRLRGLEPFVEDASFRAQWRDIKRGNKARLAKYLRSVAGVELSPDWMFDVQVKRIHEYKRQHLNVLHIVALYHRLKQNPGLSIPQRAFIFGGKAAPGYFMAKRIIKLINAVGETVNADPDVNRFLKVAFVPNFSVKNAHLIYPAADLSEQISTAGKEASGTGNMKFMINGALTIGTLDGANVEMRDEVGPENFFLFGLTEQEVEAVKTAGYRPADYIDGNDELRAVLDLIAGGTFSRGDTEVFRPLVDNLRYDDPFLVCADYASYVTCQERVSAAWQDRDSWTKMSILNTARSGKFSSDRAITEYCDEIWNVWPLTVKM; via the coding sequence ATGACCACCAGCCCCACGCGGGCCGACCTGGTCGAGCACTCCCGCACCGGGATGGGCGCGGCCGCGCTGCAGCGGGCGATCACCGACCACCTGCGCTACTCGGTCGGCCGTCCGGCCGCGGCCCTGCGGCCCGAGCACTACTACCGGGCGCTCGCGCTGGCCGTGCGGGACCGCATGCAGGACCGCCGGGTGGCGTCGACGCAGACCTCGCTGGACCTCGGCCGCAAGGTGACCTGCTACCTGTCGGCCGAATTCCTGATGGGCCCGCAGCTGGGCAACAACCTGCTGAACCTCAACCTGGAGCGGGCGGCCAAGACCGCGCTCGCCGCGATGGGCCAGGACCTCGACGAGGTCCTGGCGTGCGAGGAGGAACCGGGACTGGGCAACGGCGGCCTCGGCCGGCTGGCCGCGTGCTACCTGGACTCGCTGGCCACCCTGGAGCGCCCCGCGATCGGCTACGGCATCCGCTACGAATTCGGCATCTTCGACCAGGAGATCCGCGACGGCTGGCAGGTCGAGCAGACCGACAACTGGCTGGACAACGGAAACCCTTGGGAGATCGCCAAACCCGACGTCAACTACCCGGTCAAGTGGGGCGGCTACGCCGAGCACTACACCGACGACACCGGCCGCGACCGCGTCCGCTGGGTGCCGGGGCGGCTGCTGAAAGGCGTCGCCTACGACACGCCGATCCAGGGCTACGGCGTGAACACCTGCAACGTGCTGACGCTATGGAGCGCGCGGGCCGTCAAGTCGTTCGCGTTGGAGGCCTTCAACACCGGCGACTACTACAGGGCGGTCGAGGACGAGGTCACCTCCGAGACAGTCACCAAGGTGCTCTACCCCAACGACGAACCCGAGGCCGGCAAGCGGCTGCGCCTACTTCAGCAGTACTTCTTCGTGTCCTGCTCGCTGCAGCACGTGCTGCACATCGTCGATGATCTAGCTGACCTCTCCGTCAAAGAACTCCCCCAACGATTCGCCTTGCAGCTCAACGACACCCACCCCTCGATCGGGGTGGCCGAGCTGATGCGGCTGCTGGTCGACGAGCGCGAGTTGGCCTGGGACGAGGCGTGGGACATCACCGTGGCGACGTTCGGCTACACCAACCACACCCTGCTGCCCGAGGCGCTGGAGACCTGGCCGCTGGAGATGTTCGCCGAGTCGCTGCCGCGGCACCTCGAGATCATCTACGAGATCAACCGCCGCTTCCTCGACGAGGTGCGCGCCCGGTTCCCCGGCGACGAGGACCGGGTGCGCCGGATGTCGCTGATCGGCGAGGACGGCGCCAAGTTCGTCCGGATGGCGCACCTGGCGACCGTCGGCAGCCACGCCATCAACGGCGTCGCCGCGCTGCACTCGGAGCTCCTGAAAGCCAGTGTGCTCAAAGACTTTTACGAATTGTGGCCGGAGCGATTCAGCAACAAGACCAACGGCGTGACCCCGCGCCGCTTCCTCGCGCTGGCCAACCCCGGCCTCCGCGAGCTGCTGGACCGCACCGTCGGTGACGGCTGGCTGACCGATCTGGGCCGCCTGCGCGGACTGGAGCCGTTCGTCGAGGACGCATCCTTCCGCGCGCAGTGGCGCGACATCAAGCGCGGCAACAAGGCGCGCCTGGCGAAGTACCTCCGCTCGGTGGCGGGTGTCGAGCTGAGCCCGGACTGGATGTTCGACGTTCAGGTCAAGCGCATCCACGAGTACAAGCGCCAGCACCTCAACGTCCTGCACATCGTCGCGCTCTACCACCGGCTCAAGCAGAACCCCGGCCTGTCAATCCCGCAGCGCGCCTTCATCTTCGGCGGCAAGGCCGCCCCCGGCTACTTCATGGCCAAGCGAATCATCAAGCTGATCAACGCCGTCGGGGAAACGGTCAACGCCGACCCGGACGTCAACCGGTTCCTGAAGGTGGCCTTCGTGCCGAACTTCAGCGTGAAGAACGCGCACCTGATCTACCCGGCCGCCGACCTGTCCGAGCAGATCTCCACCGCCGGCAAGGAAGCCTCGGGAACCGGGAACATGAAGTTCATGATCAACGGCGCCCTGACCATCGGCACGCTCGACGGGGCCAACGTCGAGATGCGCGACGAGGTCGGCCCGGAGAACTTCTTCCTGTTCGGCCTGACCGAGCAGGAGGTCGAGGCCGTCAAGACCGCCGGATACCGCCCCGCCGATTACATCGACGGCAACGACGAGCTGCGCGCGGTGCTGGATCTGATTGCCGGCGGGACGTTTTCGCGCGGCGACACCGAGGTGTTCCGGCCGCTGGTGGACAACCTGCGCTACGACGACCCCTTCCTGGTCTGCGCCGACTACGCGTCCTACGTCACGTGCCAGGAGCGGGTGAGCGCCGCGTGGCAGGACAGGGACTCGTGGACGAAGATGTCCATCCTGAATACCGCACGCAGCGGCAAGTTCTCGTCGGATCGCGCCATCACCGAGTACTGCGATGAAATCTGGAACGTGTGGCCGCTGACCGTGAAGATGTGA
- a CDS encoding Lrp/AsnC family transcriptional regulator, translating into MDVDEVDIAVLDALHVNPRASFDEIGRVLDISGVTAARRWRRLVDGGYAWVSSAIGPRFPAVGALLEAECEPGAAQSVADRLAAIAQVFSVHITTGRYNVYALVAAADQPGLARLLIDVLPGIPAIRSVQTATVFQMFSGTYWRLGAISARQAREVAPPAPRPVRHVFDEFDRRLYLSLQRDGRLSYRDLAAELGRSETSVRRRLEVLTGSGSVTFRADFARAVAGWPTSAVLTLRLASDTAVADVGRALVPWPETRVCAAIIGGPAHLFVTVQVHEAGALAEFSARLHETFPGATVLSTQMVLRPVKSFGRLLDADGRARDMVPVDPWAPIPASA; encoded by the coding sequence GTGGACGTGGACGAGGTCGACATTGCGGTCCTCGACGCGCTGCACGTCAATCCGCGGGCGAGTTTCGACGAGATCGGCCGGGTGCTGGACATCTCCGGGGTCACCGCGGCGCGGCGATGGCGACGGCTGGTCGACGGCGGGTACGCGTGGGTGTCTTCGGCGATCGGCCCTCGGTTCCCGGCGGTGGGCGCGTTGTTGGAGGCCGAATGTGAGCCCGGCGCAGCGCAATCCGTGGCCGACCGGTTGGCGGCGATAGCACAGGTTTTCAGCGTCCACATCACCACGGGTCGCTACAACGTCTACGCGCTCGTCGCCGCCGCCGACCAGCCCGGGCTGGCGAGGCTGTTGATAGACGTGCTGCCGGGAATCCCCGCGATTCGCAGCGTCCAGACGGCCACGGTGTTCCAGATGTTCAGCGGCACGTACTGGCGGCTGGGCGCAATCAGTGCCCGCCAGGCCAGGGAGGTCGCGCCACCCGCCCCCAGGCCGGTCCGCCACGTGTTCGACGAGTTCGACCGCCGCCTGTATCTGTCGTTGCAGCGCGATGGCCGGCTCAGCTATCGCGACCTGGCAGCCGAACTGGGCCGCAGCGAGACCTCGGTGCGGCGGCGCCTGGAGGTGTTGACCGGTTCGGGCTCGGTCACCTTCCGCGCCGATTTCGCTCGCGCGGTTGCCGGTTGGCCGACCAGCGCGGTGCTTACCCTGCGGCTGGCTTCCGACACCGCGGTCGCCGACGTCGGGCGCGCACTGGTGCCGTGGCCCGAGACGCGGGTCTGCGCGGCCATCATCGGCGGCCCGGCCCATCTGTTCGTCACGGTCCAAGTCCATGAGGCCGGCGCGCTCGCCGAGTTCTCCGCCCGGCTGCACGAGACGTTCCCCGGCGCGACGGTGCTGAGCACCCAGATGGTGCTCCGGCCGGTCAAGTCCTTCGGACGACTGCTCGACGCCGACGGCCGCGCCCGCGACATGGTGCCGGTCGATCCCTGGGCCCCCATCCCCGCATCCGCCTGA
- a CDS encoding SDR family oxidoreductase, which produces MTTRRSPFRTDLLQGKAALVTGGATGLGLEIARVLGGHGARVALCSRKEANLQAAVAALRQDGIEAVYGVCDVRRDDEVTAVVEDVLRAFGQLDIVVNNAAGNFPVPISDLSSNGFKAVVDIDLLGTFNVSKAAYDLWLRDHGGAVVNISAAIQYRGMALQAHVVSAKAGIDALSRACAIEWGPDGVRVNVVAPGAMSGTEGVKRITGDDQRRTAHNPLQRPGSTTEVAEAVLFLASDAASYVTGTILVVDGGGWLTAGGVPNLPGYSATR; this is translated from the coding sequence GTGACCACGCGCCGCAGCCCGTTCCGAACCGATCTTCTCCAGGGCAAGGCGGCGCTGGTCACCGGCGGCGCCACCGGGCTCGGCCTGGAGATCGCCCGGGTGTTGGGCGGTCACGGCGCTCGCGTCGCCCTCTGCAGCCGGAAGGAAGCCAATCTTCAAGCGGCCGTTGCGGCGTTGCGGCAGGACGGGATCGAGGCCGTCTACGGCGTCTGCGACGTCCGCCGCGACGACGAGGTGACCGCGGTCGTCGAGGATGTGTTGCGAGCGTTCGGGCAACTCGACATCGTCGTCAACAATGCCGCCGGAAACTTCCCCGTCCCGATCAGCGACCTCAGCTCCAACGGATTCAAAGCCGTCGTCGACATCGACCTCCTGGGGACGTTCAACGTATCGAAGGCGGCGTATGACCTATGGCTGCGCGACCACGGCGGCGCCGTGGTGAACATCAGCGCGGCGATCCAGTATCGCGGTATGGCCCTGCAGGCGCACGTCGTTTCGGCCAAGGCCGGTATCGACGCGCTGAGCCGCGCCTGCGCGATCGAATGGGGGCCCGACGGGGTGCGGGTCAATGTTGTTGCGCCCGGGGCGATGTCGGGGACCGAGGGAGTCAAGCGGATCACCGGCGACGACCAGCGCCGCACCGCCCATAACCCCTTGCAGCGTCCCGGCTCGACGACCGAGGTCGCCGAAGCGGTGCTGTTCCTCGCCAGCGACGCGGCCTCCTACGTGACCGGGACAATACTGGTTGTCGACGGCGGAGGTTGGCTGACCGCCGGCGGAGTGCCGAATCTGCCCGGCTACAGCGCCACGCGTTGA
- a CDS encoding HpcH/HpaI aldolase/citrate lyase family protein, with product MAPTLRPRRSALYLPGNNARALEKGKTLPADVLIFDLEDAVGPDAKADSRAKVCDAISSGGYRPREIVVRINGVGTDWHDDDLTAAAGSAAHGVLVPKVETGEQVRALDAALAALGAPESLRLWAMIETPGAFLRAEQIASASDRLAVLVVGTNDLVNELHGLHVPGRAPVVPALSLAVLGARAAGKVILDGVFNTIADGAGFRAEARQGREMGFDGKTLIHPSQIAPANDVFGPSDLELADARKIVSAYERAQAVGDSVITVDGRMIESLHVRDAQRILGLASLISELESQTGGSSP from the coding sequence ATGGCACCGACCCTGCGCCCGCGCCGATCGGCCCTCTATTTGCCCGGGAACAACGCCCGGGCGCTGGAGAAGGGGAAAACGCTGCCGGCGGACGTGTTGATTTTCGACCTCGAGGATGCCGTCGGCCCCGACGCCAAAGCGGACTCGAGGGCGAAGGTGTGCGACGCGATCTCGTCCGGAGGATACCGGCCTCGCGAGATCGTGGTGCGCATCAACGGCGTGGGCACCGACTGGCACGACGACGATCTGACCGCCGCGGCGGGTTCGGCCGCGCACGGGGTGCTCGTGCCGAAAGTCGAAACAGGCGAACAGGTTCGGGCACTCGACGCCGCGCTCGCCGCGCTCGGTGCGCCGGAGTCTTTGCGCCTTTGGGCGATGATCGAAACGCCCGGCGCCTTCTTGAGGGCGGAGCAGATCGCCTCGGCCAGCGATCGCTTGGCCGTGCTGGTGGTCGGCACCAACGATCTTGTCAACGAGCTGCATGGACTGCACGTGCCCGGGCGTGCACCGGTAGTACCGGCGTTGTCGTTGGCCGTGCTGGGCGCCAGGGCGGCCGGGAAGGTCATCTTGGACGGTGTGTTCAACACCATCGCCGACGGCGCCGGCTTTCGGGCCGAGGCCCGGCAGGGTCGCGAGATGGGTTTCGACGGCAAGACCCTGATCCATCCGTCTCAAATCGCCCCGGCCAACGACGTGTTCGGCCCGTCGGATCTGGAGCTGGCCGACGCCCGCAAAATCGTGTCGGCGTACGAGCGCGCCCAGGCCGTCGGGGACAGCGTCATCACGGTGGACGGCCGCATGATCGAGAGCCTGCACGTGCGCGACGCGCAACGGATCCTCGGCCTGGCCTCCCTGATATCGGAGCTGGAATCGCAGACCGGAGGCTCGTCGCCGTGA
- a CDS encoding ribbon-helix-helix domain-containing protein, which produces MTRQLSITLPNDMADALRQRVNSGEYASESEVIREGLRALFARDQAVDAWLRGEVATAYDAVVADHSRAAITVQSVRARLAAERTVLSGPEVGTE; this is translated from the coding sequence ATGACGCGGCAACTGAGCATCACGCTCCCGAACGATATGGCTGATGCGCTGCGCCAGCGGGTGAACTCGGGGGAGTACGCGAGCGAGAGTGAAGTGATCCGCGAGGGTCTGCGGGCGTTGTTCGCCCGTGATCAGGCTGTTGACGCCTGGCTTCGTGGCGAGGTCGCGACCGCGTATGACGCGGTGGTCGCCGACCATTCGCGCGCCGCCATCACTGTACAGTCAGTGCGTGCGCGACTGGCCGCCGAGCGGACGGTTCTGAGCGGCCCAGAGGTCGGCACGGAGTAG
- a CDS encoding DUF433 domain-containing protein: MSSPASRLDRVAVDPEIVHGKPRIKGTRVTVQVILELLAAGETIDELLSEYDELTRDDVLAALEFAANVAGGAQVRSFVA, encoded by the coding sequence ATGAGTTCTCCGGCCAGCCGTCTGGATCGGGTTGCCGTCGATCCGGAGATCGTGCACGGGAAGCCCCGCATCAAAGGCACACGCGTGACCGTGCAGGTGATCCTGGAGCTCCTCGCCGCCGGCGAGACCATCGATGAACTGCTGAGCGAGTACGACGAGTTGACACGCGACGACGTTCTAGCCGCCCTTGAGTTCGCGGCGAACGTTGCGGGCGGCGCGCAGGTCCGCTCGTTCGTCGCCTGA
- a CDS encoding DUF5615 family PIN-like protein → MKFIVDAQLPDALVRHLVALGHDAVHVKQRPANGQMGQEVGNGRDGNGQSD, encoded by the coding sequence GTGAAGTTCATCGTTGATGCGCAACTGCCGGACGCGTTGGTGCGGCACCTGGTCGCTTTGGGTCATGACGCCGTGCACGTCAAGCAGCGGCCCGCGAATGGGCAGATGGGGCAGGAAGTCGGTAACGGGCGGGACGGGAACGGCCAGAGCGATTAG
- a CDS encoding Fic family protein, protein MLFEAPHLNERELEVVAEIDDLRHRLRSRIYEPRRWTGSLRRVQFARAVQGSNSIEGFEAKLDDAVAIEMGEDALDASEETSLAIKGYRDAMTYVLQLAEEPRFQFGEQLVKSLHFMMTSYDLKNRPGRWRTGPIYVQKEETGEIVYEGVDVADMDRLMHELVCRLENDENMPIVVKAAMAHLNLVLIHPFRDGNGRMARCLQTLVLAREGIVSPVFSSIEEYLGRNTRSYYDILAEVGHGSWQPANDARPWVQYVLTAHLRQAKTVLRRTREIEEIYIELDRVVARYNLPERTMEALFDAASGLRVRRAVYRAILEGQSDAPVSEQTATRDLQNLTSRGLLIPHGERRGRFYTAGKELADIRKRVIGRRNPRDESDPFETKANSVPPAQTKLF, encoded by the coding sequence ATGCTGTTTGAGGCACCGCATTTGAACGAACGGGAGTTAGAGGTCGTCGCAGAGATCGATGATCTCCGACACCGGCTGCGCTCCCGCATTTACGAACCGCGCCGCTGGACCGGTTCACTACGCCGCGTGCAATTCGCCCGTGCAGTCCAGGGGTCGAACAGTATCGAGGGGTTCGAGGCCAAGCTGGACGACGCCGTGGCAATCGAGATGGGCGAAGACGCACTCGATGCCAGCGAAGAAACCAGTCTGGCGATCAAGGGCTACCGAGACGCGATGACCTACGTGCTGCAACTTGCCGAGGAACCGCGCTTCCAATTCGGCGAGCAACTAGTCAAGAGTCTTCACTTCATGATGACCAGCTACGACCTGAAGAACCGCCCTGGTCGTTGGCGTACGGGTCCAATCTACGTGCAGAAAGAAGAGACCGGCGAGATCGTCTACGAGGGTGTTGACGTTGCCGACATGGACCGTCTGATGCACGAACTCGTTTGCCGCCTTGAAAACGACGAAAACATGCCGATTGTCGTCAAGGCGGCGATGGCCCACCTCAATTTGGTGCTGATCCATCCTTTCCGAGATGGAAATGGCAGGATGGCGCGCTGCCTTCAGACCCTGGTGCTGGCCCGGGAAGGGATTGTCTCCCCGGTGTTTTCGAGCATTGAGGAGTATCTGGGCCGGAACACGCGCTCCTACTACGACATTCTCGCCGAGGTTGGGCACGGCTCATGGCAACCGGCTAACGATGCTCGCCCCTGGGTCCAGTATGTCCTGACTGCACACCTCCGTCAGGCAAAGACGGTTCTGCGGCGCACGCGGGAAATCGAAGAGATCTATATCGAGTTGGACCGTGTCGTGGCTCGTTACAACTTGCCGGAAAGAACAATGGAGGCCCTCTTCGATGCCGCTTCGGGCCTACGCGTGCGCCGCGCCGTGTATCGCGCGATTTTGGAGGGCCAAAGCGACGCTCCGGTCAGCGAACAGACGGCCACCCGCGACCTTCAGAACCTCACCAGCCGCGGGCTCCTCATTCCGCACGGTGAACGGCGCGGGCGCTTCTACACCGCGGGCAAGGAACTAGCCGATATTCGTAAGAGGGTGATCGGACGGCGCAACCCTCGCGACGAGTCAGATCCATTCGAGACGAAGGCTAATTCAGTGCCGCCCGCCCAAACGAAGTTGTTCTAA
- a CDS encoding type II toxin-antitoxin system death-on-curing family toxin → MTDYLDLEDLLEIAREAIGRHVVIRDYGLLESALARPRASVFGQDAYPDLHLKAAALLHSLARNHALVDGNKRLAWTACRTFLAINAQWISAPEDERFGFVIGAATGAISDLDEIATQMHGWSYQEG, encoded by the coding sequence ATGACTGACTACCTGGATCTCGAAGATCTGCTGGAAATTGCCCGAGAGGCCATTGGTAGGCATGTCGTAATCAGGGACTACGGCTTGCTTGAATCAGCTCTGGCGCGACCTCGCGCGTCGGTGTTTGGACAGGATGCTTACCCAGATCTCCACCTAAAGGCCGCCGCGCTGCTGCATTCGCTGGCACGGAATCATGCGCTGGTGGATGGCAACAAGCGACTTGCGTGGACAGCCTGCCGGACTTTCCTGGCCATCAACGCTCAGTGGATTAGTGCGCCGGAGGATGAGCGCTTCGGCTTTGTGATCGGGGCGGCCACCGGCGCGATCTCCGATCTCGACGAGATTGCAACGCAAATGCACGGTTGGAGCTACCAAGAGGGCTGA
- a CDS encoding CopG family transcriptional regulator, with product MGMTLRPSEQQAEALRRQAAAEGRSMQAVALSAIDEYIARRAHKAKVAAALQRVVREEAGVLERLKDA from the coding sequence ATGGGAATGACTCTGCGCCCCAGTGAGCAGCAGGCAGAAGCGCTGCGCCGGCAGGCCGCCGCCGAAGGCCGGTCGATGCAGGCCGTTGCGCTATCGGCCATCGACGAGTACATCGCCCGGCGGGCGCACAAGGCCAAGGTCGCCGCGGCGCTGCAGCGCGTAGTTCGCGAGGAGGCCGGGGTTTTGGAGCGCCTTAAGGATGCATGA
- a CDS encoding type IV toxin-antitoxin system AbiEi family antitoxin domain-containing protein, protein MALVDALTPSTAAQAGLSRSALYRGARAGRLDRIARGIYLPAEASAADWDLLEAATRRPDATICLISALAHYDLTDAIPVALDVAIPRGSRTPASTGAIAWHQFDRATFEMGREEITIPGSDQTIGIYSPERSIADAFRLRGGVGYELARDALREWLRRGGKPARLIEIASRLPRAKSPILQALDMVG, encoded by the coding sequence GTGGCGCTGGTGGATGCCCTGACGCCGAGCACTGCGGCGCAGGCCGGCCTGTCGCGCAGCGCACTCTACCGCGGCGCGCGTGCTGGTCGCTTGGACCGCATCGCCCGCGGTATCTACCTGCCTGCGGAGGCCTCGGCTGCCGACTGGGATCTGCTCGAGGCCGCGACCCGCCGCCCGGATGCCACGATCTGCCTGATCTCCGCGCTCGCCCATTACGACCTGACCGACGCAATCCCCGTCGCGCTGGACGTCGCGATCCCACGGGGGTCGAGGACACCCGCGAGCACGGGTGCGATCGCATGGCATCAATTCGACCGGGCCACATTCGAGATGGGGCGCGAAGAGATCACGATCCCGGGATCGGATCAGACGATCGGGATCTACTCGCCTGAGCGGTCGATCGCCGACGCGTTCCGGCTCCGTGGCGGGGTCGGATACGAACTGGCGCGCGACGCGCTGCGCGAATGGCTGCGCCGCGGTGGCAAACCGGCCCGGCTGATCGAGATCGCGTCCCGCCTACCGCGGGCGAAGTCCCCGATCCTGCAAGCATTGGACATGGTGGGATGA